One genomic segment of Carassius carassius chromosome 21, fCarCar2.1, whole genome shotgun sequence includes these proteins:
- the LOC132098199 gene encoding transforming protein RhoA-like — protein MAAIRKKLVIVGDGACGKTCLLIVFSKDQFPEVYVPTVFENYVADIEVDGKQVELALWDTAGQEDYDRLRPLSYPDTDVILMCFSIDSPDSLENIPEKWTPEVKHFCPNVPIILVGNKKDLRNDEHTRRELIKMKQEPVKPEEGRDMANRICAFGYMECSAKSKDGVREVFEMATRAALQARKGKKNNKCLLL, from the exons ATGGCGGCGATCCGTAAGAAGCTGGTGATCGTTGGAGACGGTGCGTGTGGGAAGACCTGTCTGCTCATCGTCTTCAGTAAAGACCAGTTCCCCGAGGTCTACGTGCCCACCGTCTTCGAGAACTATGTAGCCGACATCGAGGTGGACGGCAAGCAG GTGGAGCTAGCGCTGTGGGACACGGCGGGTCAGGAGGACTACGACCGGCTGCGACCGCTCTCGTACCCAGACACCGACGTCATCCTCATGTGCTTCTCCATCGACAGCCCCGACAGCCTGG AGAACATTCCTGAGAAATGGACTCCGGAGGTCAAGCATTTCTGCCCCAATGTCCCCATAATTCTGGTGGGCAACAAGAAGGACCTGCGCAACGACGAACACACGCGCCGCGAGCTCATTAAGATGAAGCAG GAGCCCGTCAAGCCGGAGGAGGGCCGGGACATGGCCAACCGCATCTGTGCCTTCGGATACATGGAGTGCTCCGCCAAGTCCAAGGACGGCGTGCGGGAGGTGTTCGAGATGGCCACCAGGGCGGCGCTGCAGGCCCGCAAGGGCAAGAAGAACAACAAGTGCCTGCTGCTGTAG